The Verrucomicrobiia bacterium genome includes a region encoding these proteins:
- a CDS encoding GntR family transcriptional regulator, with the protein MIFQINFKSGLPVYLQLVEQIKAAAASGALQPDEPLPGIRPLAEELRVNRNTIAKAYAELESQDVIESIPGKGCFVKRKGASPLKKDARRKLLIQEIDQAIVQAHHLQVSPEEFVTLVHERLAAMEARQRDNEPDTQPATL; encoded by the coding sequence ATGATCTTTCAGATCAATTTCAAATCCGGTCTCCCGGTCTATCTGCAGCTTGTCGAGCAGATCAAGGCCGCCGCCGCCTCGGGCGCGCTCCAGCCGGATGAACCCCTCCCCGGCATCCGCCCCTTGGCTGAGGAACTGCGCGTTAACCGCAACACCATCGCCAAGGCCTACGCGGAGTTAGAGAGCCAGGACGTCATCGAATCCATTCCCGGCAAAGGCTGCTTCGTGAAACGCAAGGGCGCTTCCCCGCTGAAGAAAGACGCCCGCCGCAAGCTGCTCATCCAGGAGATCGACCAAGCCATCGTCCAGGCCCATCACCTGCAAGTAAGCCCCGAAGAATTTGTCACCCTCGTCCACGAACGCCTGGCCGCGATGGAGGCGCGCCAGCGCGATAACGAACCGGACACCCAACCCGCCACCTTATGA
- a CDS encoding ABC transporter ATP-binding protein, with the protein MSTPAAVIDIQGLSHAYGRNEAVHEFNLSVPRGRCYGLFGRNGAGKTTTMKCLLNLLRPQHGTVHLFGLDPAKHEVEVKRRLAYVPDFVAFYPWMTVRETLDYLASFRPHWSSKIEGELLGRFRLKADQKTGGLSKGQRTQVALIGAICPEPELLILDEPTSGLDPIVRREFIETVIGAYQESDPGNRTILVSTHLISEFEGLIDEFTIMDAGREVLKLGADEARSRYQKIRARFARQPDNLDLKEALHVRKDGRQLEVIANGGGPLIYDRLKQLAPEDLTSESLTLEEVFVATLKT; encoded by the coding sequence ATGAGCACACCCGCCGCTGTCATTGATATCCAAGGCCTCAGCCACGCCTACGGCCGCAACGAAGCCGTGCACGAGTTCAACCTCAGCGTGCCGCGCGGACGCTGCTACGGCCTCTTCGGCCGGAACGGCGCGGGCAAGACCACCACCATGAAGTGCCTGCTCAATCTCCTGCGCCCACAGCACGGCACCGTGCACCTCTTCGGCCTCGACCCCGCGAAGCACGAGGTGGAAGTAAAACGCCGCCTCGCTTATGTGCCGGACTTCGTCGCCTTCTACCCATGGATGACCGTGCGTGAAACCCTCGATTACCTCGCCTCCTTCCGCCCGCATTGGAGCAGCAAGATCGAAGGTGAACTCCTCGGCCGCTTCCGCTTGAAGGCCGATCAAAAGACCGGCGGCCTCTCGAAAGGCCAGCGCACCCAAGTCGCCCTCATCGGTGCCATCTGCCCGGAGCCTGAACTCCTCATCCTCGATGAACCCACCTCCGGCCTCGATCCCATCGTGCGCCGTGAATTCATCGAGACCGTCATCGGCGCGTATCAGGAGAGCGATCCCGGCAACCGCACTATCCTCGTCTCCACGCATCTCATCAGCGAGTTCGAGGGCCTCATCGACGAATTTACCATCATGGACGCCGGCCGGGAGGTGCTGAAGCTGGGAGCGGACGAAGCGCGTTCGCGGTATCAAAAGATCCGCGCGCGCTTCGCCCGCCAGCCAGACAACCTCGACCTCAAAGAAGCCCTGCACGTGCGTAAAGACGGCCGCCAGCTCGAAGTCATCGCCAACGGCGGCGGCCCCCTCATCTACGACCGCCTGAAACAACTCGCCCCTGAAGACCTCACCAGCGAATCACTCACATTGGAAGAAGTCTTCGTCGCCACGCTAAAGACTTGA